The stretch of DNA CAGCGGGGCCATCCCCAACGTGACGCAGCTCTCCCCCATGGCGGTGATGCACGGGGCGGCGAGCTTCGGCATGACCGTCAGCGGCAACAATTTCGGCATGGACTCGGTCGTCTTCTTCAACGGCAACGCACTGCAGACGGCTTACGGGAGCGCGGTGCAGGTGACCGCGCAAGTGCCGGCGGCCGACGTGGCCAACAGCGCGATGGTGAACGTGTACGTCCGCAGCGGGAATCAGAACTCGAACATCGTGCTCTTCACGATCCAGTAAGCGAGGTCGCCTAGACAGCTGGTCTTGCTGGTGGGGCAGCGCCTGCACGAGGGCGCAAGGATAAGTTTGGTAGAATCGAAACGACCACTACACGGCCCCGAAATGGGGTTCCTTCCGGCGCGGAGAGGTGCGTGAGTGGTTGAAACGATCCGCCTCGAAAGCGGACATACCTGAAAGGGTATCGGGGGTTCAAATCCCTCCCTCTCCGCCATTCCTCAGCAAGACACGCGTGTCCGAATAGAG from Terriglobales bacterium encodes:
- a CDS encoding IPT/TIG domain-containing protein, with translation MRKVCIFLAGLFLAVGIAGCGYGSNTMISGAIPNVTQLSPMAVMHGAASFGMTVSGNNFGMDSVVFFNGNALQTAYGSAVQVTAQVPAADVANSAMVNVYVRSGNQNSNIVLFTIQ